A genomic stretch from Borrelia sp. P9F1 includes:
- a CDS encoding DUF276 domain-containing protein (DUF276 is restricted to Borreliella and related spirochetes.), producing the protein MSKITIFNQESGIILKSTEEILSEKKALLKEQGIVVSKNRIFDIMNYPSAEIDRQILLALSELFKRIDEGGSFFKEWEARLSTPSSSTFDAVRKAFLEIDGVRYCNLTSGAGVIALFLLITDKNYFINGDLKTLDTKIKNQIWEVFYKVMPCGTAFLGDITVDGLNDMRQNKTYKFSLGTPKYVYMKVYYKINHKDYIHIDIDTKLREIYKQIIDENYKDMGIDYAYQDFLAPVSMIKGIKSIRVGTIVKEDETTESKSIQDSQYTFNQDIEVKPNQMLLFDIKERLLIDIDKG; encoded by the coding sequence AACCAAGAGAGTGGAATCATACTCAAATCAACAGAAGAGATCTTAAGCGAAAAGAAAGCTCTACTTAAGGAACAGGGCATTGTTGTATCTAAAAATCGAATCTTTGATATCATGAATTATCCCAGTGCCGAGATCGACAGACAGATACTTCTAGCATTAAGTGAATTATTTAAACGTATTGATGAGGGCGGTTCATTTTTCAAGGAATGGGAGGCAAGACTTAGCACACCAAGCAGCTCTACTTTTGATGCAGTACGCAAAGCATTCCTAGAGATTGACGGAGTTCGGTATTGCAATCTAACAAGCGGGGCAGGGGTAATTGCTTTGTTTTTACTAATTACGGATAAAAATTATTTCATAAATGGTGATCTTAAGACGTTAGACACTAAAATCAAAAATCAAATATGGGAAGTCTTTTATAAGGTAATGCCTTGTGGAACGGCCTTCTTGGGAGATATTACCGTTGATGGTCTTAACGATATGAGGCAGAATAAGACTTACAAATTTAGTCTAGGTACTCCTAAATATGTGTACATGAAGGTTTACTACAAAATCAATCATAAAGATTACATACATATTGATATTGATACTAAACTCAGAGAAATCTACAAACAAATAATTGATGAAAATTATAAAGACATGGGTATTGATTATGCTTATCAAGATTTTCTAGCTCCCGTAAGCATGATTAAAGGAATAAAGTCAATAAGGGTGGGTACTATTGTTAAGGAAGATGAGACAACAGAGAGCAAATCTATACAAGACAGCCAGTACACATTTAATCAAGACATAGAAGTAAAGCCTAACCAGATGCTACTTTTTGATATAAAAGAGCGGTTACTTATTGATATTGATAAGGGGTAA